The following is a genomic window from Candidatus Zixiibacteriota bacterium.
ATCCATTTTATTTATATATGCCAGACGGGGCACTTTGTAAAAGCTGGCCTGACGCCAGACCGTTTCGGATTGTGGCTCGACGCCTCCCACGGCACAGAAAATCAGTATGACTCCATCAAGAACGCGCATGGAACGCTCGACTTCAGCCGTAAAATCTACATGTCCCGGAGTGTCAATAATATTGATCTTGTACTTGTTCCAGAACGTAGTGGTGGCGGCTGAAGTGATGGTTATGCCGCGTTCCTTCTCCTGTTCCATCCAGTCCATGATCGTGGTGCCCTCGTGGACCTCTCCGATCTTGTAGGACTTCCCGGAATAGAACAAAATCCGTTCCGTCGTAGTCGTCTTGCCGGCATCGATATGCGCGGCCAGACCAATATTGCGTATTTTCTCCATGGGTACTTGCATAAATAAAAAAACTCCACTGTTTTTTTTCAGTCACACAGAAGGGAAAAACAGTGGAGCGAACAAATCGTCACTGATATCCCTATTACGTTATGTCCCTCTGCTCAAATTTGTCTCTGACAATAGAATTACCATCTAAAGTGAGCAAAAGCCTTGTTGGCTTCTGCCATCCTGTGGGTGTCCTCACGTTTTTTAATCGTGGAACCCTCGTTTTTGGATGCGGCCATCAATTCAGCGGCCAGTTTTTCTGCATACGATTTTTCGGAGCGTCCCCTGGAATAACTGATCAGCCACCTGATCGCCAGGGCATTACGGCGTTCCGAGCGGACTTCCATCGGAACCTGGTAAGTCGCACCACCGACTCGTCTTGATTTTACTTCGACCAAAGGCCTGGCGTTGTTAATCGCCTTATGAAAAACATCGATGCCTTTCTGGCCGAGTTTTTTCTCGATGATACTCATGGCATCGTAGAAAAGCCTCTCGGCGACACTTTTCTTGCCGCTTCTCATCATGCAATTCATAAAACGAGCCACCAGGACATCGTTATAGACAGGATCCGGAGGACGTTCCCGCTTTTCAACTTGTTTCCGTCTCGGCATATTATCCTCTATTTCCCTTTCTTGGTACCATACTTGGAACGAGCCCGCTTGCGATCATCGACACCGGCAGTATCCATGGAACCGCGGATAACGTGATAGCGCACGCCCGGCAGGTCCTTGACACGACCGCCGCGAATCAAGACCATAGAGTGCTCCTGGAGATTGTGACCTTCACCAGGTATATAGGAAGTTACTTCCATCTGGTTGGTCAGCCTGACACGCGCGACCTTACGCAGAGCCGAGTTCGGCTTCTTAGGCGTGGAGGTATAGACACGCGTACAGACCCCCCGCTTCTGCGGAGATCCCTTCAGGGCAGGCGTATTGGTCTTCTCGATAACACGCTTGCGACCCTTGCGAATCAACTGACTAATCGTTGGCAAATTAACACCTCATATATAATTACATCATTTAATATCGACAAACAGACCACTTAATATATCGGAAATCACCAACCTGTCAAGCATTTTCCTCGACCGTTTCCGACTGTGATTCTTCGCTTTCGGTGATCTCTTCAGGTTCCAGTTCGGGTTCCGGAAGATCCGGTTCAGGGCCTTCCACATTGATCCTGCGATAACGCTTGAGACCTGTACCGGCCGGGATCAGGTGACCGATGATTACGTTCTCCTTGAGTCCCAGGAGATGATCGCTCTTGCCCATTATGGCTGCCTCGGTCAGAACCCGGGTAGTCTCCTGGAAGGAGGCCGCCGAGAAGAAACTGTCGGTCGACAGTGACGCCTTGGTAATACCGAGGAGCAGGGGCTGGAAAGTCGCCGGTTCACCACCTTCGATGATCACCCTGTCGTTCTCATCCTTGAAAACATGCTTATCCACGACATCACCCTCGAGGAAGTTCGTATCACCGACTGACTCGACACGCACCTTCTGCATCATCTGGCGCACAACTACCTCGATATGCTTATCGTTGATTTTGACTCCCTGTAAACGATAGACCTCCTGGACTTCATTCACAAGATATTCCTGCACAGCGTTAGCGCCCTTGATCGCCAGGATATCATGCGGATCGATCGGGCCTTCACAGAGCCTGTCTCCGGCATACACCCGGTCACCGTCATGGACATGAATATGACGTCCGTGCGGGATCAAGTATTCCTTGTTTTCACCTTCATCACCCTTGATGATGATCTGGCGGTTTCCGCGTACTATCTTGCCCAGTTCGACGTAACCATCGATCTCGGAAACGACAGCCGGGTTGCGCGGATGGCGAGCCTCGAACAGCTCCGCAACTCGCGGCAGACCACCGGTAATATCCCGTGTCTTGGAGATATCGCGCGGGATCTTGACCAGAACATCACCTGACTTGACTTTATCGCCTTCACGGACCTGCAGGTTGGAACCATTTGGAATCGAGTAACTGGCACGTGTACGACCGGCCGAATCCTTGACCTTGACGGTCGGCAGGAGGGTTTTGTCACGATGTTCCACAATAACCATCTGGCGCAGACCGGAAATTTCATCCAGCTCTTCATCGACGGTCACACCCTCTATGATATCACTGAATTCGACCGTGCCGGAAACCTCGCTGAGGATAGTGTTGGAATATGGATCCCATTCGAAGATCGTGTCTCCCTTTTCAACCTGCTCGCCCTCGCTGACATCCAGGATTGCCGCATACGGCACACTCAGTCGACCGCGCACATTCCCCTTATCGTCTTCAATATAGACTTCAGAATCACGGTTAATGACCGCCCTGCGACCATCCTCGAGTTTAATACTTTTCACGTTTTTATAAACAAGTTTACCGGTATACTTGGAGCTGACCTTGGAACTTTCCGCAATTCGC
Proteins encoded in this region:
- the rpsG gene encoding 30S ribosomal protein S7; its protein translation is MPRRKQVEKRERPPDPVYNDVLVARFMNCMMRSGKKSVAERLFYDAMSIIEKKLGQKGIDVFHKAINNARPLVEVKSRRVGGATYQVPMEVRSERRNALAIRWLISYSRGRSEKSYAEKLAAELMAASKNEGSTIKKREDTHRMAEANKAFAHFRW
- a CDS encoding 30S ribosomal protein S12 → MPTISQLIRKGRKRVIEKTNTPALKGSPQKRGVCTRVYTSTPKKPNSALRKVARVRLTNQMEVTSYIPGEGHNLQEHSMVLIRGGRVKDLPGVRYHVIRGSMDTAGVDDRKRARSKYGTKKGK